One window of the Cryptomeria japonica chromosome 7, Sugi_1.0, whole genome shotgun sequence genome contains the following:
- the LOC131036443 gene encoding F-box/kelch-repeat protein SKIP11-like, with protein sequence MDFLEELPEQIFRDILVRVPYKSHLNIKELLNPAKEMMECLDFYRDRIKLGLAKKYICLLQRVGISIYDPVEQSCQLLPQIPSGFEILGFSQIMCVNHKLVLLGLKHYDTFTTKILIFDFVSNTWKQGSDIHIARSMFAYRTSPEGSIYIAGGLEKHVPSRELREATVYNVDEDKWELLPDSHQKMGICNGVFIEGMLYVISIMGNRIQRFDPNTREWTEMVNIRFHNSWYDDVPYAFGRLFAFGRVSACRRNGIEQYDWEKNVFREFQPLPQHFIHVRATVWCDRIFLCGYNDIRRRPEFYMYNPEAPLSERLIPLDESNFSTEIEMPVRLISLDEPNKSMEMRVVSIATIEI encoded by the coding sequence ATGGACTTTTTGGAGGAACTTCCAGAGCAAATATTTCGAGACATCTTGGTAAGAGTGCCATACAAATCTCATTTAAATATTAAGGAGCTGTTAAATCCTGCCAAAGAAATGATGGAATGTTTAGATTTTTATAGGGATAGAATTAAGCTTGGGCTGGCTAAGAAATATATATGCTTGCTCCAGCGTGTTGGGATATCTATATACGACCCTGTTGAACAATCATGTCAATTGCTCCCTCAAATTCCCAGTGGATTTGAAATCTTGGGTTTTTCCCAGATTATGTGTGTAAATCATAAGCTTGTTTTGCTGGGCTTGAAACATTATGACACTTTTACTACTAAGATTCTGATATTTGATTTCGTATCGAATACATGGAAGCAGGGTTCTGATATTCACATAGCAAGATCCATGTTTGCATATCGTACCTCACCTGAAGGATCAATTTACATTGCAGGGGGACTTGAGAAACATGTTCCCTCTCGTGAACTCCGTGAAGCAACAGTTTATAATGTTGACGAAGACAAGTGGGAGCTTCTTCCTGACTCGCACCAAAAAATGGGCATTTGTAATGGTGTTTTCATTGAAGGGATGCTGTATGTGATTAGTATAATGGGTAATAGAATTCAAAGATTTGATCCCAACACACGAGAATGGACAGAAATGGTAAATATACGTTTTCATAATTCCTGGTACGACGATGTTCCGTATGCGTTTGGACGATTATTTGCGTTTGGACGAGTAAGTGCATGTAGAAGAAATGGAATAGAGCAATATGATTGGGAAAAAAATGTATTCAGAGAATTTCAACCTCTCCCTCAACACTTTATCCATGTTCGTGCCACAGTGTGGTGTGATCGAATTTTCTTGTGCGGATATAATGATATTCGTCGGCGACCCGAATTTTATATGTATAACCCTGAAGCACCTCTCTCTGAGAGGTTAATTCCTCTTGACGAATCGAACTTTTCTACGGAAATAGAAATGCCTGTCAGATTGATTTCTCTCGACGAACCGAACAAATCTATGGAAATGCGTGTTGTATCTATTGCTACGAtagaaatttaa